A stretch of Bacteroidia bacterium DNA encodes these proteins:
- a CDS encoding YbgC/FadM family acyl-CoA thioesterase codes for MAHKFDVRVYYSDTDAGQIVYHGRYLDFAEHARTELFRSLAQGNTSLMEMIDNGVGFVVKSINVVYHQVAVLDDLLTVISTIKNSKRFSLTFLQEVVRDDEAIATLEVKVAAINLNTRRPMPFENWFIEAVDNL; via the coding sequence ATGGCCCACAAATTTGATGTAAGAGTTTACTACAGCGATACCGATGCAGGTCAAATTGTTTATCATGGTCGCTATTTAGATTTTGCCGAGCATGCTCGCACTGAGTTGTTTCGCTCCCTTGCTCAAGGCAACACCTCCTTAATGGAGATGATTGATAATGGGGTAGGTTTTGTCGTTAAATCTATCAACGTAGTTTACCACCAGGTGGCAGTACTCGATGATCTACTAACAGTGATCTCCACCATTAAAAACTCTAAAAGATTCTCTTTAACTTTCTTACAAGAAGTAGTTAGAGACGACGAGGCAATAGCAACCTTAGAAGTTAAGGTTGCTGCCATTAATTTAAATACACGCCGCCCAATGCCTTTTGAAAATTGGTTTATTGAAGCAGTAGATAATCTTTAA
- a CDS encoding type IV toxin-antitoxin system AbiEi family antitoxin domain-containing protein encodes MKIIDYFKRIEKIIKKQKGTLLSSDLDKNGIPRTYLSMMVSEGKLERVERGVYVLPDSLEDEMFILQKKYPKLIYSHETALFLHQLSDRTPFEYSVTVSSGYKVVEAISNKSKVYYVKEGLHMMGVVEVSSSMGNPINIYGVERTICDLIRSRNRIDIQIFSDALKRVSSKKGVDFYLMTEYARLFRVEKILNTYLEVLLA; translated from the coding sequence GTGAAAATTATAGATTACTTTAAAAGAATAGAAAAGATTATTAAAAAGCAGAAAGGGACATTGTTAAGTTCTGATTTAGATAAAAATGGAATTCCAAGAACTTATCTATCAATGATGGTATCAGAAGGTAAACTTGAAAGGGTAGAAAGGGGTGTTTATGTTTTGCCTGACTCATTAGAAGATGAGATGTTTATTTTACAAAAAAAGTATCCTAAATTAATTTATTCCCACGAAACAGCCCTATTTTTGCACCAATTATCAGATCGAACTCCTTTTGAGTATAGCGTAACAGTTTCTAGTGGATACAAGGTTGTTGAAGCAATATCCAATAAATCCAAGGTTTATTATGTGAAGGAAGGTTTACATATGATGGGAGTTGTAGAGGTATCTTCATCAATGGGAAATCCAATAAATATTTATGGAGTTGAGAGAACTATTTGTGATTTGATAAGAAGTAGAAACAGAATTGATATCCAAATATTTTCTGATGCACTTAAAAGAGTTTCTTCTAAAAAGGGAGTAGACTTTTATTTGATGACAGAATACGCAAGATTATTTAGAGTTGAAAAGATATTGAACACCTATTTGGAGGTACTTCTTGCATGA